GCCCGCAAGCACAGCGGCAAATGGGAGACCGCACCCGAATACGGCCTTGCGCGCCGCGGTGTGATCTGCCTGCAGGATCACGGTTCGCCCGCTTCGTTCCGCAACCTGAAGATCAAGGAGCTGCCCCGCAAGGCCGGCCGCGAGGTTGAGCTGTTCAACGGCAAAGACCTGACGGGCTGGGAGGCCTACGGCACGGAGAAGTGGTATGTCGACAAGGACGGCAACATGGTTTGCGAGAGCGGCCCCGACAAGGAGTACGGCTACCTCGCCACGCGCGAATATTATAACGATTTCGACCTGACGCTCGAATTCAAGCAGCTGGCCAACGGTAACTCGGGCGTCTTTTTCCGCTCGTTCGTCGAGCCTCCCGTGAAAGTCCACGGCTGGCAGTGCGAAGTGGCCCCCAAGGGCTTCGATACGGCCGGTATCTACGAGTCCTACGGTCGCGGCTGGCTGGTTCAGATCCCCGACGAGAAGGAGGACATCCTGCGGGAGGGTGAGTGGAATACGCTGCGCCTGAAAGTCCAGGGCGACCGCGTGCAGACGTGGCTCAACGGCGAAGAGATGGTCGACATCACCGATGCCAGGATCGGCGCCGCACAGGGGCGCATCGCCCTGCAGATCCACGACGGCGGCGGGATCAAGGTGCTCTGGCGCAATTTCCGTCTGACAACCTTATAATTACCACTAACCTGAACACGATATGAGTACCCGCAGGAATTTTCTGAAAACACTGAGCGGCATGGCGCTGCTGACGGTCGTCCCGCGCCATGTGCTCGGCGGCCCGAAACACGTGGCGCCGAGCGACCAGCTCACCAAAGGCATCATCGGCGTCGGCGGCATCGGCAAGAGCAGCTACCATTTCACCAGCACCAAGGAGTGCCGTCTGGTGGCGGTCTGCGACGTCGACAGCAAGCATCTCCAAAGCGCGCTCGACCTGGGCAAAAAGCGTTTCAACGAGACGTTGCAGTCCTATCGCGATTTCCGCCGCCTGATCGCCGACCCCAATGTCGACATCGTCCATATCGCCACGCCCCCGCACTGGCACGGCATCATGGCCGTCGAGGCCGCGAAGGCCGGCAAGGACATCTGGTGCGAGAAACCGATGACCCGCACCATCGGCGAGGGCAAGCGCGTCGTGGAGGCCGTCAAGCGCAACAACCGCATCTTCCGCCTAAATACGTGGTTCCGTTTCACGGATACCTTCTACGGCCTGGGTACCACTGTCGAGCCGCTCAAGAAGCTGATCGACAGCGGCCTGCTGGGATGGCCGCTCAAGGTGACCATCTCGGGCACCACCGGCTTCACCTGGAAATTCTTCTGGGTGGGCAAGGAGAACCTCGTTCCGCAGAGGGTTCCGTCGAATCTCGACTACGACATGTGGCTCGGCCCGGCCCCCTACAAGCCTTACAACGAACACCGTGTGCACCAGACTTTCCGCGGTTACTGGGATTACGACGGCGGCGGCCTGACGGACATGGGGCAACACTACATGGATCCCGTGCAGTACCTGCTGGGCAAGGACGAAACTTCGCCCGTGAAGGTCGAGGTCGACGCCCCCGAGCAGCACCCCGACGCCGTGGGTATCTGGCGTAAGATCGTCTATACCTACGATGACGGCTGCCAGATCGTCCTCGAAGGCGAAGGCTTCGAAAGCGGCGGCGACACGCCTTATATCGAAGGCCCGCTGGGCAAGGTCTACAAAGGGTTCCGCTGCACGATCCCCGACATCATGGAGAAACTGGCCGAGATGCCCGACCCTGCGCCGCAGAACACCGACTTCCTGGAGTGCGTCCGCACGCGGAGCAGGTTTGCGCTCGACGAGCAGAAGGGACACCGCAGCTCGACGCTCGTGAACCTGGGTGCCTGCGCCCTGCGTTTGAACCGCACGTTGCATTTCGACCCCGACAAACAACTCTTCATCGGCGACGATGCCGCCAACCGACTGATCGACCAGCCGATGCGCGGCCCGTGGCATATTTAAGCACCAGTTACCATGAAAAAGATAATCATACGACTTTTTATGCTGGGAGCATTGGCCGCCCTGTTGCCCGCAGGAGCCGCCGCCCAGCAATCGGATGCCCGCCAGCGCACGACGGAAACCATCGTCGCCGACGGACTCGCACAGCTTCCCGCAGCCGATGCCAAGGTTTTCAACCAGGTGATGGGCGAACTGGCCGCCACCGGAAGCAAGGGTGTCGAGATGATCGCCGCCATGCTCGTCCCTGCCGACAAGGGCAAGAACGCCACGTTCGAATACGCCCTTAACGGCGTGGTGGCCTATGTGACCGACCCGGCGCACGAAGCGCTTCGTGACGATGTCCGCAAGGGCCTGCTGGCAGCTATCGACCGTTGCGGCGACGACGCCAACCGGGCTTTCCTTTTCTCGCAGCTGCAATTCTGTTCGACGGCCGCCGATGCCGCCGCCATGGCCCGTTATCTGGACGATCCCTACCTGGCCGGCTATGCCCTCCGGGCGCTGGTCTCGACCCCGGGTACGGAAGCACTGCTGCTCGCCGAGGCCGGCAAGGACGACCTTACCGCCGCCCGCAAACAGGCGCTCGCCTACGCTTTCGCTGAAAAGCGGCTTGCCGCTGCCGAACCGTTTCTCCTGACATGGCTCGAAGGTGCCGATGCGCAGACTGCGGAGCAGATCTATAACGCATTGGCCGCCTGCGGTTCGCAGGCCTCGGTCAAGCCGCTGGCCGCTGCCGCTGCCAAGACCGGCTGCGCATGGAACGATGCCGGCGCTGCGGA
This Alistipes onderdonkii DNA region includes the following protein-coding sequences:
- a CDS encoding Gfo/Idh/MocA family oxidoreductase gives rise to the protein MSTRRNFLKTLSGMALLTVVPRHVLGGPKHVAPSDQLTKGIIGVGGIGKSSYHFTSTKECRLVAVCDVDSKHLQSALDLGKKRFNETLQSYRDFRRLIADPNVDIVHIATPPHWHGIMAVEAAKAGKDIWCEKPMTRTIGEGKRVVEAVKRNNRIFRLNTWFRFTDTFYGLGTTVEPLKKLIDSGLLGWPLKVTISGTTGFTWKFFWVGKENLVPQRVPSNLDYDMWLGPAPYKPYNEHRVHQTFRGYWDYDGGGLTDMGQHYMDPVQYLLGKDETSPVKVEVDAPEQHPDAVGIWRKIVYTYDDGCQIVLEGEGFESGGDTPYIEGPLGKVYKGFRCTIPDIMEKLAEMPDPAPQNTDFLECVRTRSRFALDEQKGHRSSTLVNLGACALRLNRTLHFDPDKQLFIGDDAANRLIDQPMRGPWHI
- a CDS encoding DUF1080 domain-containing protein gives rise to the protein MLTKTYFRRKLAQACGLGLVLCAAAACAPQQNVLTKEEIADGWQLLFDGKTLDQWKDYNGEELTMPWHVVDGCIQAKGDGSDLAGYIVTKKQYENFILDWDWKLSHGGNSGMIYHVVEDPYFKVPYVTGPEYQLIDNEGWEEVNAPNKLEEWQKLGVDYAMHLPDPDSLFVNPQGEWNSSRIVFDNGHVEHWLNGHKILEFEAWTDDWFARKHSGKWETAPEYGLARRGVICLQDHGSPASFRNLKIKELPRKAGREVELFNGKDLTGWEAYGTEKWYVDKDGNMVCESGPDKEYGYLATREYYNDFDLTLEFKQLANGNSGVFFRSFVEPPVKVHGWQCEVAPKGFDTAGIYESYGRGWLVQIPDEKEDILREGEWNTLRLKVQGDRVQTWLNGEEMVDITDARIGAAQGRIALQIHDGGGIKVLWRNFRLTTL